One window from the genome of Nicotiana tomentosiformis chromosome 5, ASM39032v3, whole genome shotgun sequence encodes:
- the LOC104107518 gene encoding cyclin-D4-1-like — protein MADNIYDCVASNLLCTETKSLCFDDLDSLTISQQNIETNSKDLSFSNGIRSEPLIDLPSLSEECLSFMVQREMEFLPKDDYLERLRSGDLDLSVRKEALDWIWKAHMHYGFGELSFCLSINYLDRFLSLYELPRSKTWTVQLLAVACLSLAAKMEEINVPLTVDLQVGDPKFVFEGKTIQRMELLVLSTLKWRMQAYTLYTFIDHFVRTMNGDQIPSRPLISRSMQLILSIIRGIDFLEFRSSEVAAAVAMSVSGERQAKDIDKAMPCFFLHLDKGRVQKCVELIQDLATATTITTTTASLVPQSPIGVLEAAACLSYKSGDERTVGSCTTSSHTKRRKLDTSSLEDGTSEKL, from the exons ATGGCTGATAACATTTATGATTGTGTAGCCTCAAATCTTTTATGTACAGAAACAAAAAGTCTTTGTTTTGATGATCTTGATTCTTTGACTATAAGTCAACAGAATATTGAAACTAACAGTAAAGACTTGAGCTTTAGCAATGGTATTAGATCAGAGCCATTGATTGATTTGCCAAGTTTAAGTGAAGAATGCTTGAGTTTTATGGTGCAAAGGGAAATGGAGTTTTTGCCTAAAGATGATTATTTGGAGAGATTGAGAAGTGGGGATTTGGATTTGAGTGTGAGAAAAGAGGCTCTTGATTGGATTTGGAAG GCTCATATGCACTATGGATTTGGAGAGCTGAGTTTTTGTTTGTCGATAAATTACTTGGATCGATTTCTATCCCTGTATGAATTGCCA AGAAGTAAAACTTGGACAGTGCAATTGTTAGCTGTGGCCTGTCTATCACTTGCAGCCAAAATGGAAGAAATTAATGTTCCTTTGACTGTTGATTTACAG GTAGGGGATCCCAAATTTGTATTTGAAGGCAAAACTATACAAAGAATGGAACTTTTGGTACTAAGCACATTGAAGTGGAGAATGCAAGCTTATACACTTTACACATTCATAGATCATTTTGTAAGAACGATGAATGGTGATCAAATTCCATCTCGGCCGTTGATTTCTAGATCAATGCAACTGATACTAAGCATAATAAGAG GTATTGATTTCTTGGAATTCAGGTCTTCTGAAGTTGCAGCAGCAGTGGCAATGTCTGTTTCAGGGGAAAGGCAAGCAAAAGACATTGATAAGGCAATGCCTTGCTTCTTCCTACACTTAGACAAG GGCAGAGTGCAGAAATGTGTTGAACTGATTCAAGATTTGGCAACTGCTACtactattactactactactgccTCATTAGTACCTCAAAGTCCTATTGGAGTGTTGGAAGCAGCAGCATGCTTGAGCTACAAAAGTGGTGATGAGAGAACAGTTGGATCATGTACAACTTCTTCACATACTAAAAGGAGAAAACTTGACACATCATCTTTAGAGGATGGGACTTCAGAAAAGTTGTGA
- the LOC138891968 gene encoding uncharacterized protein, giving the protein MQGGCIADIGSCGTGFDSASGSVKTKKFRTEGSELADRKGEKNKAMPRAPSIRSSSIDETLSLSSRARCNILFPSRKPRERLAPRGAKLIFLSG; this is encoded by the coding sequence ATGCAAGGAGGATGTATAGCTGATATAGGATCTTGTGGAACAGGATTTGATTCTGCAAGCGGTTCAGTAAAAACGAAGAAATTTCGAACAGAAGGGTCGGAACTCGCTGATAGGAAAGGAGAGAAAAACAAAGCAATGCCAAGAGCTCCGTCAATCCGCTCTTCATCGATAGACGAAACTCTCTCTTTATCATCTCGTGCCAGATGCAACATCCTTTTTCCTTCTCGCAAACCACGGGAGCGCCTAGCGCCCAGAGGAGCAAAGCTCATTTTCCTTTCAGGGTAA
- the LOC138891967 gene encoding uncharacterized protein, with protein MPKISKYNRTSDPNEHVTSYTCAIKGNDLEDDEIESVLLKKFGETLSKVAMILYHDLPPNSIDSFSMLDDSFVKAHARAIKVETRKSDLFKVKQKDNEMLREFVSRYQMEHMDLPPVADDWAIQAFTQGLNIRSSVASQQLKQNLIEYPAVTWADVYNWYQSNIRVEDDQLGTPSVSVYPNRTIDKVKRDIDREPRSNRDRYQPYVGDRRNNGPGCNPGRISRRNDQGHSSRGLMSKRSFNINVEPKEAPRLSEYNFNIDASAIISAIGRIKDTRWPRPLQTDPDQRNPNQMCKYHGTHGHKTEDCTQLREEVARLFNKGHLREFLRDRAKNHLKNRDSNRQNEQEEPQHVVHMIVGGVDTPQGPVFKRTKVSITREKRTGDYVPEGTLSFNDEDAEGILQPHNDALVISVLMNKIQVKRVLIDPGSTTNII; from the coding sequence ATGCCAAAAATTTCCAAGTATAATAGAACTagcgaccccaacgagcatgtcacttcttacacatgtgcaataaaggggaacgatctagaggacgatgagattgagTCCGTACtgctgaaaaaattcggagaaactttatcaaaggTGGCGATGATATTGTACCATGATTTGccacctaactctattgattctttttccATGCTCGATGATTCCTTCGTCAAAGCACACGCCAGagcgataaaggtcgagactagaaaatcggacctcttcaaagtaaaacaaaaagacaacgagatgcttagagagttcgtatctcggtaCCAAATGGAGCACATGGATCTGCCCCCAGTCGCCgacgattgggccattcaggctttcactcaaggcctaaacatacgaagttcggtagcctcacaacagttgaagcaaaacttgatcgaatatccagctgTAACCTGGGCCGACGTATATAATTGGTACCAGTCAAATATTAGGGTTGAGGATGACCAGTTGGGGACTCCTTCCGtatccgtttatccaaacaggaccatcgacaaagttaaaagggatattgaccgggaaccacggtcaaacagagatcgatatcagccatacgTTGGAGATCGGAGAAACAACGGGCCTGGGTGTAACCCCGGTCGAATTAGTAGAAGAAATGATCAAGGACatagctctcgagggctcatgagtaaaAGAAGTTTCAACATAAATGTCGAACCTAAAGAAGCACCAcgactatcggaatacaacttcaacattgatgcatcagctattatatcggccattgggcgcatcaaagacactaggtggcctcgacctctacagactGATCCGGATcagagaaatcctaatcaaatgtgcaaatatcatggcacccatggtcataaAACAGAAGATTGCACACAGctgagggaggaggtagcccgtttgttcaacaaagggcatcttcgagaattcttaagaGATCGGGCTAAAAACCATTTAAAGAACAGAGATTCAAATAGACAGAATGAGCAAGAAGAGCCGCAGCATGTGGTCCACATGATTGTTGGAGGGGTCGATACTCCTCAGGGGCCGGTATTCAAACgcaccaaggtgtcgatcacGAGGGAAAAGCGGACTGGAGACTACGTACCGGAAGGAACCCTGTCTTTCAATGATGAGGATGCAGAGGGGATattacaaccccacaatgatgcactggtaatatctgtccttatgaataaaattcaagttaaacgtgttttgattgatccaggtagcacGACCAACATTATTTGA